GGTGGAAAGAACGCATTGCCCGCCAAAAGGAAATCGATGCCTCCATCGCCGCCAAGGCCGATTCGGAATACCTCTACGACAAACCCTACGAAGACAAGAAGAAGGTCCGCGTGGCCGGCCCTTTCACAGTCGAGAGCCTATCGCCGCACCGCACCCTCGGTGTGGATGAAGACGACGAGTTGATCGATCCGCTCAAAGCTAGCGAGGGCAAGCAGGGCGACTTCGCTAGCCAGAAATCCTTTGCCGAGATCATTCTCGAAAACCTCAAGACAGCGGGCGTCCAACAGGCCCATAAGGAGGATAAGATCAAGTTCACCACCCTCACACCATGGCCTGGCGAACTGGTCTGCGCAGAAGGCATCTACACGGAGGGCGAGAGCGGCAGCGAAAAGCGCGCGGGCATTTTTATCGGTCCCGAGTTTGGCACCGTGGCCCGCGTCGACCTGGTGCAAGCCGCCCGCGAAGCCGGCGACGCCAACTTCGACGTGCTCATCGCCTGCGCCTTCAACTACGAAGCCCGCACCACCGAGTTCGACAAACTCGGCCGCCTCCCCGTGCTCAAGGCCCGGATGAACGCCGATCTCCACATGGCCGACGAGCTCAAGAATACCGGCTCCGGCAACCTCTTCGTCATCTTCGGCGAGCCCGATATCGACATCCTCCCCGACGACCACGGAAAGCTCCGCGTCAAAGTCAATGGTGTCGATGTCTTCAAACCCCAGTCCGGCAAAGTCGAATCAAGCAACACCGACGAAATCGCCTGCTGGTTCATCGACACCGACTACAACGAAGAAAGCTTTTTCGTGCGCCACGCTTACTTCCTAGGCTCGGCCGATCCTTACAAGAACCTTAAAACAACACTCAAAGCCGAAATCAACACAGAGACCTGGGACACCCTCTACAGCGACATCAGCCGCCCCTTCAACAAACCCACCTCCGGCCGCATCGCAGTCAAAGTCATCAACCACTTGGGAGATGAAGTGATGAAGGTGTTTCGAGTGTAATGAGAATATGATATGGGATCAATTCTCGCCATCTTTTTATGTGTATTTGTCGGCATTCTCGTTGCTTCGGAATGGGATAACGAGGACACACTGGGAAAACTGGGTTCACTTGGATGCCTAGTATATTTTGTCATCGGTGCAATTGCGCTGAGCTTACTTATTGCCGCATTGTATATCGGTGCGCTCTTGATCGTCGTGGTGCTAATCGCCCTTGTTTATGGCTTTGTATGCATGGGGGTCTACCTGCTTCTCAATCTTCTAATTAAACGAAACATTCGTGCGCTGAAACCGATCTCGCATAACATAAGATTTAGATTACACCCTGACTATAATAGTTTAATTTTTGAAGATACAGCGAAACGGAGTCTTCGTCACCTTCAGGTAGCCCTAGTGACTCTGACTGGCCTACTTATTTTGGCGCTGCATTTTGGACTCAGTAGAATCCTAATTACAACTGGAACTTACGAAGGTAACGGAGAAGATATTCAGCTATATCTTTTACTTCCACTGTTCATAGGCGTTGCACTTTTCGTTTATTTCTGTGCTTCACACTTAATTTCGATCTGCCCTAAAATCGTTAGGACTATAGACTTCTGGCCAGCAATAAGCAATTACGTCTGTGAGCGCTCGGAGTTGCTTCAGAGATTCAGGAGTGTGGACCATCAGATAGTCAATATTTGCACAGAATTAGAGGTATCCCTTTCACCTGAATCTGCCACCACCACGTTAAGCCTGTCAGACTTCATTCATTCAACAGCAGTAAGCGAAGCAACACATACCGTAAGATCAGACCTCGATCGACGAGAGTCATTGTTACTTGCTCTCAGTGATGCCCGTAATGTCTACTTAAACAACGTGAGCCTCTTAGAGAAGGCAGCACTGTTTGCGGGAAAGTCAGGCATTCACAAGCTATCAGAAAAGGTGAATGAGCTGCATAGCAACATACTTCAAACTAAGGACATATGTTTAATCGAGCTAGATTTTGATACGTTCAGGGAAGCCATGGAGGTATTTGCAATTGAGTTAAATGAAATACTAGATCAGCCGAAGACCTACAATACCAACACAAATGGGAGCCAAGCAAAAGACCTTGATCCATACGAAGTCCTTGGAGCTTCAGAAGACCAAAGTCTCGAAGAGATTAACGCCATCTACAAAGGCTTGAGCAAAGTATATCACCCGGACATGGGCAAGGTTCGAGACGCCAAGAAGTTCAGAGAGATTACCGAAGCCTACAACAATATCAAACAGAGCAAGACATGAATGAGATCCAAAAAAAGGATATGCTAGCGAGAAAAGCCTCCATTTTGGCCAAACTTGAAAAGAAAGGCTTAGAGCGAAATTTGTCACCAAACCGTCTCGTAAATTCGAGTGTCGGAGTTGCATGTTTGCTAATTGATTGTTCGACCAGCATGGAGGGGGAGGGACTTAGACAAGCCAAGCGGGGAGCTGCAAACTTTGCAAAGGATGCGTTGGGCAAGAGATACAAAGCCGGCATAGTTTCATTTTCTTGTTACGCGAAGGTGATAACAGAGCCAAGCAATGACTCGGAACAGATTCGTCGTGCAATTGAGCAAATGTCTGTTGAAGGCTCAACCGACATGGCTGAAGGGCTGCGCCAGGCAGGTGCGATGGTCCGCGCCTGCCCGAAGCAGAAGACAGTCGTTCTCGTAACTGATGGATATCCGAATGATGAAGACGAAGCTCTTAGTGAAGCGATGCGATTGAGAAAGTCGGGAATTGAGATCATCACCATAGGAACGGAGGATGCAAACCATGCTTTCCTTCGTAAAATTGCTTCTCGTTCAGACTTAGTCATTCCCGTAGAAAGGAAGAACCTTGCCATAGCAATGCAAAGTGCAGCGAGAGCTTTACCTGCACCCAAGGACTAACAAATGAACTTCCGCACAGCCAGCACCTATCAGCCAGCCGGGACACGACCCGCTATTTTTGAAATGTAGACAGTCGTGCTAAGACCTTTTCACGCCATGCAAACTCAACCACCGATCCAAGACTCGATTGACCAAACGGATGGCGAATCCGTAGCCGGGGGTTTAGATCATTCCGTTGAAGCTGACATTGCGGAGATCCGGAACTTACTCGCTGGCTATGCAGGCGAAGCCAGCCTACTAAAGGAACTGATTCAAAACGCCGAGGACGCTGGCTCGGAGGAGCTGGTTCTACGCTTGCTACCAGGCGATCCTGCCGCGCCACATCCATTGCTACAAGCACCGTCACTGGTTGTAATCAATGATGGCGACTTTACCCCCGCCAACTTCAGTGCGATGAAGCGGGCAAGCCTGGGCAGCAAGGCGGCCGACACAAAGTCGATCGGTCGATTCGGCAAGGGACTGAAGAGTGTGTTCTCCATTTCCGAGGCGTTTTTCATCTTCGCAAAAACCGCCCGCAGCCTAGGCTGGCCAAAGGACGATCGCTTTTACCTGTTGAATCCCTGGGCCCACCAGCGTCAGGCCTGGATCGATGAGGCGACATCTGCTCGGACTGCCATTGCTCCTTACCTGCTACGACAATTCGCCTCGCTCGATGAACCGGAGCGGCCACGGCTCGGACTTTGGCTACCGCTGCGACAACGCAGTCAAAGCCCAAGCGAGCATTGCATCCGCAACCTCTTTCCTGGTGATGAGGGAGATATCTCCAATTCGTTGGCAAGAAGCCTAGAGACGCTTTCGCATCAGTTGGTCCTGCTCCGAAAACTCAAAGATATCTCACTTTGGAAAGGTAGTGAGCCGATTGCCAGCATTCGATTCGCTCAGGCAGGACAACGCATGCCCGATCCGGAATCGGATGGTGGCCAGGTTCGCGGAACTGTAGTTTACTCCAGAGACGGAGCACATACCGAACTGGCCTATACCATTCATTCAAACCACGCAGGCGAGGCCTTGCGTGACCTGACAGAATCGGATGATTGGCCGAAGGTGATCAGCTATGATGCGAATGGAGAGGCACACTACGACGAAAACGATAAGGGACTCCCTCATGCCGCTCTGTCACTCGTCCGCAATCCTACGCCTAGGGGAAAGCCCACCTTCGAAACAAGCTGGGGTGTCTTTCTACCAGTCAGAGATCAACCCGAAGATGATCCAATCATACTGAACAGTGGCACGGATGCAACTTACTGCCTGTTTCTCCATGCCTACGCATTTCTCGATGCACAGCGCACCAGGATCGATGGCCTGGATTCAAGCTTCGATGGCAAAGCACCCGATTCACAAACGGCAATTAAACGCAGATGGAACGAGCGTCTGATACGGAAGGCACTTTTGCCCAAAATCCCCGGACTGCTTCATACTAGCCTGAGCACACATGGCGGCACGATGCCCCCGAAAGATCTGGAGGAAATCGTGCGTGCTTTCAGAGAAACTCATACATGGAGAGTATTTCGTAGTGATATCTGTGAACAATGTAGCTTACTACAAGAGATTACGCCCAGAGGCATTCAATGGGTGGCGACCGAAAAACCGATAGTCCGCCTGCCTGCATTCGAGGAACCCGAACACCTATTTAAAACCTTTCCTGGCCTACTGAAACTCAATGAGCAAGTGACGCTCACCAATCAGGATCAGCATAATTTCAGTGCCTTAATCTGCGCGGAACCTGCTCTTCCTGATGAATCACAGATCAAAAGTATCTTAGAGTCGGTGAATGGTCCACTTGACGCAAACTTACGGAGATGGATTTACCAGCTACTGCCATCCAGTGATACCTACACATTGCTGGGCAGAGAGCCGGATTGGGCGGACATGGCCCGACGACTACCGCTCTTCCAAGTGACCGATAACTTGGCGAGTAATCCGCAAGCGAAGTCAGAATACTGGTCGGTTGACCGTATACTACAGGAAGAATCGGTTTTCCTACGTGAACCGGAGCATCGCTCACGACTTAATGCCGCACAATGTGCACTTTCGGACTGGAAACCTAAATTCTGCGAACGCCTCCCCCACTGGACGAGAGCACAGATTAAAACGCTTAGTCTCGAAACTCTGGCTGACTGTGTTGTCACACAAAGTTTGAGCAACAATGCAGAGGACCGGAAGCAGCTCCTCCAGCTACTGAAGTCTTCCAACTCGCAAGTTGCCATCCAAGCAGTCCGTTATCTAGTGCATGGTGATCCGACTCATATCGAAGATCAGGATATGCTCCTGATACAGGGCCTGAATGATGACTCGTTGATATTTGAAGCCCTCCAATCCACACTCCCCACAGATCGGAAGTGGTGTCTAGTCTCGGAAATATGGAACCAAGACTTCGCATTGCCAGACCATCAACACAAGTTCCGTATCCTGCGCATTGATGCCTCCAGCCTGACTCAGCATTTACAGGAACGTCTGCAACAGTCGGCAACAATCACATTTCCAGAAACTTGGTCGGGGGCTCAGTTCGAGCGACTGCTTCAACTCATCCTAGAAACAAGTGCTCTGGATGCGTCATCGCGTAAACAACTCGTCAGATGCCTCCCCATCCACTTACCTATCGGTGTCGATGGCGCTCCAGTCCCTCTGGAGGATGCCGAAGGAAATGATCTGGGCTTTGTGCTGGATTCTCCTGAATTCCGCAAAAACGAGCGTCGAAACATATCGCAGTCTCTATGGGAGACTGCGCTCGAACGGTGCAAAATCATCCGACTGGCGGAGCAAGCAGGCCCCCGAGGGCACCAAAACACTCTCTTTGAAGTCGGAGAGGACAAGCGTGAGCTTGGTTGGGAGATGCTGTCTGAAGCCTGCCTCTCTGCCTCCTCCCCTGAACGCTTTGCACCCATCATCGCCACAGCACTCGGCCGAGGTGCCCTCACCTCAAGAGTGAGCCAATTGTTGAAAACCACTGCCTGGTTACCCTTAGTCGATGGCAGTGTGATACGCCCCGAACAAATGGTGGATCTCGGCAGTGCGAACGACACGATCGTTTCGCTCTACTGTAACGGGTCTGGGGACGCACAACTAAACACTGTGATCTATGTTCCGGAACAGATACTTCCCGAAATACTGGAAATACCGGGCTTCCGAGGCATCTACTGCAACAATTTCTGCCACAAAGGCCGGGCAGCGTTGAGACATGTTTTCGAGCACACAGCAATGCGTGAGGAT
The DNA window shown above is from Coraliomargarita parva and carries:
- a CDS encoding J domain-containing protein, with the protein product MGSILAIFLCVFVGILVASEWDNEDTLGKLGSLGCLVYFVIGAIALSLLIAALYIGALLIVVVLIALVYGFVCMGVYLLLNLLIKRNIRALKPISHNIRFRLHPDYNSLIFEDTAKRSLRHLQVALVTLTGLLILALHFGLSRILITTGTYEGNGEDIQLYLLLPLFIGVALFVYFCASHLISICPKIVRTIDFWPAISNYVCERSELLQRFRSVDHQIVNICTELEVSLSPESATTTLSLSDFIHSTAVSEATHTVRSDLDRRESLLLALSDARNVYLNNVSLLEKAALFAGKSGIHKLSEKVNELHSNILQTKDICLIELDFDTFREAMEVFAIELNEILDQPKTYNTNTNGSQAKDLDPYEVLGASEDQSLEEINAIYKGLSKVYHPDMGKVRDAKKFREITEAYNNIKQSKT
- a CDS encoding vWA domain-containing protein, whose amino-acid sequence is MNEIQKKDMLARKASILAKLEKKGLERNLSPNRLVNSSVGVACLLIDCSTSMEGEGLRQAKRGAANFAKDALGKRYKAGIVSFSCYAKVITEPSNDSEQIRRAIEQMSVEGSTDMAEGLRQAGAMVRACPKQKTVVLVTDGYPNDEDEALSEAMRLRKSGIEIITIGTEDANHAFLRKIASRSDLVIPVERKNLAIAMQSAARALPAPKD